A region of Pseudorasbora parva isolate DD20220531a chromosome 14, ASM2467924v1, whole genome shotgun sequence DNA encodes the following proteins:
- the LOC137039907 gene encoding zinc finger protein 502-like, whose amino-acid sequence MMLNNEESEEEEKHISTGQNNFSKTESISLVKRRDKKCFTCRQCGKSLTCKKGLKMHMRIHTGERLSTCDQCGKSFTCKMSLRVHMRIHTGEKPFTCDQCGKSFRQQGNLKDHMRLHTGEKPFTCDQCGKSFTHNQNLKVHMRIHTGEKRFRCDQCGMSFTHRKSFIVHMRIHTGEKPFTCDQCGKSFAYQGNYNEHMKIHTGEKPFICALCGKTFLRASGLNHHLGVHSQEKPHSCSLCGKSFSQLQSLKVHQKKHTGEKLHVCYECGKSFMTTVELKVHQRTHTGEKPYKCSHCGKQFSQSGYLKQHEMIHTGEKPYKCSHCGKQFSRSGYLKQHEMIHTEEKPYKCSHCGKQFTRSGYLKQHERNHTEEKH is encoded by the coding sequence ATGATGCTGAATAATGAGGAGAGTGAAGAGGAGGAGAAACATATCTCAACTGGACAAAACAATTTCTCAAAGACTGAAAGTATTTCTTTAGTGAAACGAAGAGACAAAAAATGTTTCACCTGCCggcagtgtggaaagagtttaaCATGTAAAAAGggtctcaagatgcacatgaggatccacactggagagagaCTGTCcacatgtgatcagtgtgggaaAAGTTTCACTTGTAAAATGAGTCTTAGGGTTCACATgaggattcacactggagagaaaccgttcACATGcgatcagtgtggaaagagcttTAGACAGCAAGGAAACCTTAAGGATCACATGAGgctccacactggagagaaaccgttcACATGCGATcaatgtgggaagagtttcacacacaatcaaaatctcaaagttcacatgaggatccacactggagagaaacggTTCAGATGTGATCAGTGTGGGATGAGTTTCACTCACAGAAAAAGTTTCATTGTTCACATGaggatccacactggagagaaaccgttcacatgtgatcagtgtggaaagagttttgcATATCAAGGGAACTATAACGAACACATGAAAATACACACAGGAGAGAAACCGTTCATATGTGCTCTATgtggcaaaacatttttgaGGGCTTCAGGCCTCAATCACCACTTGGGAGTTCATTCACAGGAGAAACCTCATTCGTGTTCtttgtgtggaaaaagtttttCACAGCTTCAGAGCTTAAAAGTTCATCAGAAAAAACATACTGGTGAAAAACTGCATGTGTGCTATgagtgtgggaagagttttATGACAACTGTGGAATTGAAAGTGCACCAGAGGACTCACACGGGAGAGaaaccttacaagtgttcacactgtggCAAGCAATTCAGTCAGTCAGGATACCTGAAACAACATGAGATGATCCACACGGGAGAGAAACCGtacaagtgttcacactgtggCAAGCAATTCAGTCGGTCAGGATACCTGAAACAACATGAGATGATCCACACGGAAGAGAAACCGtacaagtgttcacactgtggCAAGCAATTCACTCGGTCAGGATAcctgaaacaacatgagaggaACCACACGGAAGAGAAACATTGA